In Candidatus Baltobacteraceae bacterium, a genomic segment contains:
- a CDS encoding proton-conducting transporter membrane subunit — protein MTSLVLTVAALALCAAGAVVALALAERYASRVLAVTGCTAATLSFIGGAIALAAGPSGDVALWSLPVVGTITIGTTALGSWFACVASLVYVPTSLFTLRYLERYAGEYSLRAFTVWYCVLLAGIIGLFVCADVTSFFIVWEIIAIASALLVAFEWRRAGNARAAFVMLGMSEAGTMAALLGVLLARGDSLSFAAAAPPLSAPLSWAVFLLAFFGFGVKAGLLPINSWLPRAHPLAPGNVSALLSGVILNVGVYGIVLVDTVLAPSRIPAQGLVVMAVGAASALVGILYATIEDDLKAMLAYSSIENIGIVLTAFGAAFVFAAERQPLFAGIGFAAGLYHLTNHSAYKGLLFLGAATVDTKFGTRSMNALGGIIRALPITTALFFVGVLAISAIPPLNGFVSEWMTFQALLRSVQLGPLTFRVIFALCGATLALTAALTVTCFVKAFGMSFLGLQRTPRPKPAEASRSMLLGMGLLALECVLLGTLPTYVLPLIGRASKTAFGSDVVTGTLVPPFFKPGAPPNPLPPDFVASFHALGAQIGQWLPGRGLVVMLRGGETNPVVFAMSTTYLCVIIIVLLLATYGVVRFITRARRAERSNVWAGGQKSLSAEMTYTATGFSNPVRVIFDAIFNPTEVENRRETIHEHFRAAILREREDVFLADRLLSAPIASAVRAAASFLARMHHGRLSAYVGYALGTLLVALAVVSVMN, from the coding sequence ATGACATCGCTCGTTTTGACGGTCGCGGCACTTGCGCTGTGCGCCGCCGGCGCCGTCGTCGCGCTTGCGCTGGCGGAACGATACGCATCGCGCGTCCTTGCGGTCACCGGCTGTACGGCGGCAACGCTCTCGTTCATCGGCGGCGCGATCGCTCTTGCCGCCGGGCCGAGCGGCGATGTCGCACTGTGGTCGTTGCCGGTCGTCGGCACGATCACGATCGGCACGACGGCGCTCGGGTCGTGGTTCGCCTGCGTGGCCTCGCTCGTGTACGTCCCGACCTCGCTCTTCACCCTCCGGTATCTCGAACGGTACGCCGGCGAATATTCGCTGCGCGCTTTCACCGTGTGGTACTGCGTCCTGCTCGCCGGGATCATCGGACTCTTCGTCTGCGCCGACGTGACGTCGTTCTTCATCGTCTGGGAGATCATTGCAATCGCGAGCGCGTTGCTCGTCGCATTCGAATGGCGCCGAGCCGGCAACGCTCGCGCTGCGTTCGTGATGCTCGGCATGAGCGAAGCCGGCACCATGGCCGCGCTTCTCGGTGTCCTGCTCGCACGCGGGGATTCGCTCTCGTTTGCGGCGGCCGCGCCTCCGCTGAGCGCCCCCTTGTCGTGGGCCGTGTTTCTGCTCGCATTCTTCGGATTCGGCGTGAAGGCCGGGCTCTTGCCCATCAACTCGTGGTTGCCCCGCGCGCATCCCCTTGCGCCCGGCAACGTGTCCGCGCTGCTTTCCGGCGTGATCCTCAACGTCGGCGTCTACGGAATCGTGCTGGTCGATACGGTGCTTGCGCCCTCGCGCATCCCGGCTCAGGGTCTCGTGGTCATGGCCGTCGGTGCCGCGTCTGCTTTGGTCGGCATCCTCTACGCGACGATCGAGGACGATCTCAAGGCAATGCTCGCGTATAGTTCGATCGAGAACATCGGGATCGTCCTGACGGCGTTCGGGGCAGCCTTCGTGTTCGCGGCCGAACGTCAGCCGCTCTTCGCCGGGATCGGTTTCGCCGCCGGGCTGTATCATCTGACCAATCACTCCGCGTACAAAGGGCTGCTCTTTTTAGGGGCGGCGACGGTCGACACGAAGTTCGGAACACGGTCGATGAACGCGCTCGGCGGTATTATCCGCGCGCTGCCGATCACGACCGCGTTGTTCTTCGTCGGTGTGCTCGCGATATCGGCCATTCCGCCGTTGAACGGCTTCGTGAGCGAGTGGATGACGTTCCAGGCTCTGCTGCGCAGCGTGCAGCTCGGTCCCTTGACGTTCCGTGTCATTTTCGCACTTTGCGGCGCGACGCTGGCGCTCACCGCGGCACTCACGGTAACGTGCTTCGTGAAGGCGTTCGGCATGTCGTTTCTCGGGCTGCAGCGTACGCCGCGGCCGAAGCCGGCGGAAGCATCGCGCAGCATGCTCCTCGGGATGGGGCTGCTCGCGCTCGAGTGCGTGCTGCTCGGCACGTTGCCCACGTACGTACTGCCGCTCATCGGCCGTGCATCGAAGACGGCGTTCGGTTCGGACGTCGTCACCGGCACGCTCGTTCCACCGTTCTTCAAACCAGGCGCTCCGCCGAACCCGCTCCCGCCGGACTTCGTTGCATCCTTCCACGCGCTCGGCGCACAGATCGGGCAGTGGCTCCCGGGCAGAGGACTCGTCGTGATGCTGCGCGGAGGCGAGACGAACCCGGTCGTCTTCGCGATGTCGACGACCTATCTGTGCGTAATCATCATCGTCTTGTTGCTCGCCACGTACGGCGTGGTTCGGTTCATCACGCGGGCGCGGCGCGCCGAGCGTTCGAACGTGTGGGCCGGCGGGCAGAAATCGCTCTCGGCGGAGATGACGTACACGGCGACGGGCTTCTCGAACCCGGTCCGCGTCATTTTCGATGCGATCTTTAACCCGACCGAGGTTGAGAACCGGCGCGAGACGATTCACGAACATTTCCGGGCGGCGATCCTGCGCGAACGTGAGGATGTGTTCCTCGCCGATCGTTTGCTCAGTGCCCCGATCGCTTCAGCCGTGCGCGCCGCCGCGTCATTCCTGGCGCGAATGCACCACGGAAGACTCTCGGCCTATGTCGGATACGCGCTCGGAACACTCTTGGTCGCGCTCGCTGTCGTATCGGTGATGAACTAG
- a CDS encoding DUF190 domain-containing protein: MSDPITGTLLRIFVDEEDRYHGRPLYMAIVDALKDAGFTGATVLKGIEGFGCHKTVHAARTFDMSTNLPILIEVIEEDPRVRAFMPTLRGMIAEGLITLEKIQLIANSRKLEIP, translated from the coding sequence ATGTCTGACCCGATTACGGGAACGCTCTTGCGAATCTTCGTCGACGAGGAGGACCGCTATCACGGGCGGCCGCTCTACATGGCGATCGTCGATGCGCTCAAAGACGCGGGGTTCACCGGCGCCACGGTTCTCAAAGGCATTGAAGGCTTCGGCTGCCACAAAACCGTGCATGCCGCGCGCACCTTCGACATGTCCACGAATCTTCCGATCCTGATCGAGGTCATCGAGGAGGATCCGCGCGTTCGGGCGTTCATGCCGACGCTGCGGGGTATGATCGCGGAAGGGCTGATCACCCTCGAGAAGATCCAACTGATCGCGAATTCGCGCAAACTAGAGATCCCCTAG
- a CDS encoding glutathione S-transferase family protein, with the protein MDTTVKAQFPDEQSADGRFVRQEDRFRTWVCADGHTGFPPVAGRYQLFVSLACPWAHRTIIVRKIKRLEAAIPMTIVDPIRDERGWRYGTHFLSELYQASDPNYRGRVTVPVLWDMQTKRIVSNSDDDIMRMFETEFNAIGDPQPDLYPLELRTEIDALNEEIFRNLNDGVYQAGFATSQAAYEQAAYRVFAMLDFLEERLATRRFLFGKHPVETDWRTFVTLIRFDPVYYGHFKCNLRRIVDYPNLYGYLRDLYQYPGIAQTVDFDHIKRHYYYTHDDINPTRIVPVGPLQYLEMPALREHLGDL; encoded by the coding sequence ATGGACACGACGGTCAAGGCGCAGTTCCCGGACGAACAATCGGCCGACGGGAGGTTCGTCCGCCAAGAAGACCGCTTTCGCACGTGGGTTTGCGCCGACGGGCATACCGGATTCCCGCCCGTCGCCGGACGATACCAGCTCTTCGTCTCGCTCGCCTGCCCGTGGGCGCATCGCACGATCATCGTTCGCAAGATCAAACGGCTCGAAGCCGCGATTCCGATGACGATCGTCGATCCGATTCGCGACGAGCGCGGATGGCGCTACGGCACGCATTTCCTGAGCGAGCTCTACCAGGCGAGCGACCCGAACTATCGGGGCCGCGTGACCGTGCCCGTCTTATGGGACATGCAGACCAAACGCATCGTCAGCAACTCGGACGATGACATCATGCGGATGTTCGAAACGGAGTTCAACGCGATCGGTGACCCGCAGCCCGATCTCTATCCGCTGGAGCTGCGGACCGAGATCGACGCGCTCAACGAAGAGATCTTTCGTAATCTCAACGACGGCGTTTATCAAGCCGGATTCGCGACGAGCCAAGCCGCCTACGAACAGGCCGCCTACCGCGTCTTCGCGATGCTCGATTTTCTGGAGGAGCGGCTCGCGACGCGGCGGTTTCTGTTCGGAAAGCATCCGGTCGAGACCGATTGGCGCACGTTCGTCACGCTGATACGCTTCGATCCGGTTTATTACGGACACTTCAAGTGCAACTTGCGGCGGATCGTGGATTATCCGAACCTCTACGGCTACCTACGCGATCTCTACCAATACCCCGGTATCGCGCAGACCGTCGATTTCGACCACATCAAACGGCACTACTATTACACGCACGACGACATCAACCCGACCCGGATCGTCCCCGTCGGCCCGTTACAGTACCTCGAGATGCCGGCACTTCGTGAGCATCTAGGGGATCTCTAG
- a CDS encoding cytochrome c produces the protein MLKGFILGIVVTIVAALVVGYAGITGGFLIPANADAKPSPFERWAASRSLDATIAREAPTQANPVAATDANYEAGIKLYAANCSACHGLPGTRPSSIAIGLYQHAPQLARHGVEDDPAGETFWKIKHGIRLTGMPAFTRTLSDAQIWTLALFLKAMDKLPPAPQKLWRSLKMPVALAPSSALPPPRAGR, from the coding sequence GTGCTAAAAGGATTCATTCTCGGCATCGTGGTTACGATCGTTGCCGCGCTCGTCGTCGGCTACGCCGGCATCACCGGGGGATTTCTGATTCCGGCCAACGCCGACGCGAAGCCCTCGCCATTCGAGCGGTGGGCCGCGTCGCGCTCCCTTGACGCAACCATTGCGCGCGAGGCACCGACGCAGGCGAACCCGGTCGCGGCAACCGATGCGAATTACGAGGCCGGCATCAAGCTCTACGCAGCGAACTGCTCGGCCTGTCACGGTCTACCGGGCACGCGTCCGTCGTCGATCGCGATCGGACTGTACCAGCACGCGCCGCAGCTCGCCCGGCACGGCGTCGAGGACGATCCGGCCGGCGAGACGTTTTGGAAAATCAAGCACGGCATCCGTCTGACGGGCATGCCGGCCTTTACGCGCACGCTCTCGGACGCCCAGATCTGGACGCTCGCGCTCTTCCTCAAAGCGATGGATAAACTGCCGCCGGCCCCGCAAAAGCTCTGGAGGTCGCTGAAGATGCCGGTGGCACTCGCCCCGAGCTCGGCGCTGCCGCCGCCGCGGGCAGGTAGGTAG
- a CDS encoding DUF2249 domain-containing protein: MESTRLDLRLLPVWERPEKVFDIFDRLPPGGSVIVVTDHEPRGLASRIEQDRQHQMIVEHRRVGDREWVIHFTRATAESELPSPAGIIKRAPVFATLDEAERQRLAAEASMHTTRRGQTIVPENTEWPYVGLVFEGTLALTSGNGNGRPRIYEEIFPYELFGELELFDEAPAACRVIALSKVARYLRISRRAILEAGERHPRMLLALGRVSSQRSRDLMQALSTQATMPIIARIAQVLVPFAMPERGLSAARAPLPHMTQAQIAAAAGTVKEVAARAIADLESRGLLKRERGHIRFLDRQRLIDLIKDGG, translated from the coding sequence ATGGAAAGCACTCGCCTCGATTTGCGCCTCCTCCCCGTTTGGGAGCGACCGGAGAAGGTTTTCGACATCTTCGACCGTTTGCCGCCGGGAGGTTCGGTGATCGTGGTCACCGATCACGAGCCCCGCGGCCTGGCAAGCCGCATCGAACAAGATCGCCAGCACCAGATGATCGTCGAGCACCGCCGGGTCGGGGATCGCGAGTGGGTTATCCACTTCACCCGGGCAACCGCCGAGTCCGAGCTGCCTTCGCCCGCCGGTATCATTAAACGCGCGCCGGTGTTCGCCACGCTCGACGAGGCGGAACGCCAGCGTTTGGCTGCCGAAGCGAGCATGCACACGACTCGGCGCGGACAAACGATCGTTCCGGAAAACACCGAGTGGCCGTACGTCGGTCTCGTGTTCGAGGGCACGCTGGCGTTGACTAGCGGCAACGGCAACGGGCGTCCGCGTATTTACGAAGAGATTTTCCCCTACGAACTCTTCGGCGAGCTCGAACTCTTCGACGAGGCGCCGGCAGCCTGCCGCGTGATCGCGCTCTCGAAGGTCGCGCGATACCTGCGGATCTCGCGCCGCGCAATTCTCGAAGCCGGAGAGCGTCATCCGCGCATGCTTCTTGCGCTCGGGCGGGTGAGCTCGCAGCGCTCGCGTGACTTGATGCAGGCGCTCTCGACGCAAGCGACGATGCCGATCATCGCGCGTATCGCGCAAGTGCTCGTGCCCTTTGCGATGCCCGAACGCGGACTGAGCGCTGCCCGCGCACCGCTGCCCCACATGACGCAGGCGCAGATTGCCGCGGCGGCGGGCACGGTCAAGGAAGTCGCGGCGCGCGCAATCGCCGATCTCGAGAGCCGCGGGCTGCTCAAGCGCGAGCGCGGCCACATTCGGTTTCTGGACCGGCAGCGTCTGATCGATCTCATCAAGGACGGCGGATGA
- a CDS encoding sterol desaturase family protein, whose protein sequence is MIATFFRHGSNAVLALVILAAIAAFALGAVPFALSGALIGAAVFFVSEYTTHRFLFHAQPSKAPWLLKLQHRLHYDHHIDPPKLELLFLPLWFVLPTTLLYFGLYAAITRNLPFAFSLAFGSVCALFYYEWVHYVAHIPFTPKTTFGRFVKKYHLWHHFKNEHFWYGVTNPSMDFAGASYRDVEAVERSTTVREIWRGM, encoded by the coding sequence ATGATCGCCACGTTCTTCCGGCATGGAAGTAACGCGGTCTTAGCTCTCGTCATCCTCGCGGCAATCGCCGCCTTCGCGCTCGGCGCGGTCCCGTTCGCTCTTTCGGGTGCGCTGATCGGCGCCGCAGTGTTTTTCGTCTCCGAATACACGACGCACCGGTTTCTCTTTCACGCGCAGCCCTCGAAGGCACCGTGGCTTCTGAAACTGCAGCACCGGCTCCACTACGATCACCACATCGATCCGCCCAAGCTCGAACTTCTGTTCCTGCCGCTGTGGTTCGTGTTGCCTACGACGCTGCTCTACTTCGGTCTCTACGCCGCGATCACGCGCAATCTGCCGTTCGCGTTTTCGCTCGCATTCGGCAGCGTTTGCGCGCTGTTCTATTACGAATGGGTGCACTACGTGGCCCACATTCCCTTTACGCCCAAGACGACGTTCGGCCGGTTCGTGAAGAAGTACCATCTCTGGCACCACTTCAAGAACGAGCATTTCTGGTACGGCGTCACCAATCCGTCGATGGACTTCGCCGGCGCAAGCTATCGTGACGTCGAGGCCGTCGAGCGCAGCACGACCGTGCGCGAAATCTGGCGCGGCATGTGA
- a CDS encoding DUF4010 domain-containing protein gives MNYAVLLGLSLFFGFAFEEFFGSEDPPVPGGIRTFPLLSLTGAALYLIEPHYLLAFIAGLFVLGTWVFLYIRNVVSGSRKPVDGPLIIPVCVLIAYVLGPVALTQPLWTSFALVVGAVLLVGSRKWLHALVARVPEEEAITLGQFLLLVGVVLPLLYGAPPIPHTNITPFNVWLAVVAVSTLSYLSYVLQRYVLPSSGILVAATLGGLYSSTATTVVLARTARDEGVMPEITAGIVAATAMMYVRMVVIVAIFNFPLARAVVVPLLALGIVAAVIAGAFAARAAGIKTRAVAPSNPLRLGTAAVFAVLLIAISLLSKWVQAHAGAHGVLALAAVVGVTDVDPFVVSLAQSGAASVGLALSAVAIVIAASSNNLLKAVYTVAFTRRSQSVIPAAVLGVLCVLGLAAAWIMAR, from the coding sequence GTGAATTACGCCGTCCTCCTCGGGCTTTCGCTCTTCTTCGGGTTTGCGTTCGAAGAATTTTTCGGGAGCGAGGATCCTCCGGTACCGGGCGGGATACGCACGTTTCCGCTCCTTTCGCTCACCGGCGCCGCACTCTACCTGATCGAACCGCATTACCTGCTCGCGTTCATAGCCGGCTTGTTCGTGCTGGGCACATGGGTATTTCTCTACATTCGAAATGTCGTCAGCGGGAGCCGCAAGCCGGTCGACGGGCCCTTGATCATCCCGGTGTGCGTCTTGATCGCCTACGTTCTCGGACCGGTGGCGCTGACGCAGCCGCTGTGGACCTCGTTCGCGCTGGTGGTGGGGGCCGTGCTGCTCGTCGGCTCGCGCAAGTGGCTGCACGCGTTGGTGGCGCGGGTGCCCGAGGAGGAAGCGATCACGCTCGGCCAATTCCTGCTGCTGGTCGGCGTGGTATTGCCGCTGTTGTATGGCGCCCCGCCGATTCCGCACACGAACATCACGCCGTTCAACGTGTGGCTGGCGGTCGTCGCCGTGTCGACCCTTTCATACCTGAGCTACGTGCTGCAGCGCTATGTGCTGCCGTCGAGCGGCATACTCGTCGCGGCCACGCTCGGGGGTCTCTATTCATCGACGGCGACCACCGTCGTGTTGGCGCGCACCGCGCGCGATGAAGGCGTAATGCCCGAAATCACTGCGGGCATCGTGGCGGCGACCGCGATGATGTACGTGCGCATGGTCGTGATCGTCGCCATTTTCAACTTCCCGTTGGCGCGTGCCGTCGTCGTGCCGCTCCTCGCGCTCGGGATCGTCGCTGCCGTTATCGCCGGAGCTTTTGCCGCGCGCGCGGCGGGGATAAAGACGCGAGCGGTTGCGCCGTCCAATCCCTTGCGCCTTGGCACCGCGGCCGTCTTCGCGGTGCTTTTGATCGCGATCTCGCTGCTCTCGAAGTGGGTGCAGGCACACGCCGGTGCCCACGGCGTCCTTGCGCTTGCGGCGGTGGTGGGCGTCACCGACGTCGACCCGTTCGTCGTGAGCCTGGCGCAAAGCGGTGCCGCCAGCGTCGGACTGGCGCTCTCGGCGGTGGCGATCGTCATCGCAGCGTCGTCGAACAACCTGCTCAAAGCCGTCTATACGGTCGCGTTCACACGCCGTTCCCAGAGCGTCATTCCCGCCGCGGTCCTCGGTGTACTCTGCGTGCTCGGCCTGGCCGCCGCGTGGATCATGGCGAGGTGA
- the serS gene encoding serine--tRNA ligase: MLDIALVRRDPDRVRRSAQRRGIDASFVDELLHLDARYRSALAQAERLKAEKNLLTAEIGKAADKAVAARELRPRLDSLSAAIAQADETAKALAPDAPGSPLRVILENTPNVLDDSVPDGNDSSHNVLLRSWGEPTPFTFQPKAHWELGEALDVLDFERAAKLSGSRFSVLKGKGARLHRAIAQFFLDRAVERGYVEIAPPLLVTRETMWSTGQLTKFSDAMFLDPEADLFMIPTAEVPLTALYGNEILDIAGLPRKLTAHTPCFRKEAGAAGKDTRGLIRQHQFEKVELVWLTPPEDSPDALERLTADASALLQELELPYRTMLLCAGDVGFNSAKTYDLEVWLPSANGYREISSCSNCTDFQARRAAIRMRRDPAAKLEYVHTLNGSALAVGRTFLAILENYQRADGSVAVPRALVPYAGFERIG; this comes from the coding sequence ATGCTCGATATCGCTCTTGTTCGACGCGATCCCGATCGCGTGCGCCGTTCGGCACAGCGTCGCGGGATCGACGCGTCATTCGTCGATGAGCTTCTGCATCTGGATGCACGGTACCGCTCCGCACTCGCGCAAGCCGAGCGATTGAAGGCTGAGAAGAATCTGCTGACGGCAGAAATCGGAAAGGCGGCCGACAAGGCGGTCGCCGCCCGCGAATTGCGTCCTCGACTCGACAGCCTTTCGGCCGCGATCGCGCAAGCGGACGAAACCGCCAAGGCGCTCGCGCCCGACGCGCCCGGTTCGCCACTACGCGTCATCCTCGAAAACACCCCGAACGTACTCGACGATTCCGTTCCGGACGGGAACGATTCGTCGCACAACGTTCTCCTGCGCTCCTGGGGCGAGCCGACGCCGTTCACGTTCCAACCCAAAGCGCATTGGGAGCTCGGGGAGGCGCTCGACGTGCTCGATTTCGAGCGCGCCGCCAAACTTTCGGGCAGCCGCTTTTCGGTGCTGAAAGGTAAGGGCGCGCGGTTGCACCGCGCGATCGCGCAGTTCTTTCTCGACCGCGCGGTCGAGCGCGGCTACGTCGAGATCGCGCCGCCGCTCCTGGTGACGCGCGAGACGATGTGGAGCACGGGCCAGCTCACGAAATTTTCGGACGCGATGTTTCTCGATCCCGAAGCCGATCTGTTCATGATTCCGACCGCCGAGGTTCCGCTCACCGCGCTGTACGGAAACGAGATCCTCGACATCGCCGGCCTCCCGCGCAAGCTCACGGCACACACGCCGTGCTTCCGCAAGGAAGCCGGCGCGGCCGGGAAGGATACGCGCGGGCTGATTCGTCAGCACCAGTTCGAAAAAGTGGAACTGGTTTGGCTCACGCCGCCGGAAGACTCGCCGGACGCGCTCGAACGGCTCACCGCCGACGCGTCGGCATTGCTCCAAGAACTCGAGCTGCCGTACCGCACGATGCTGCTCTGTGCCGGCGACGTCGGATTCAACAGCGCCAAGACGTACGATCTCGAAGTTTGGCTACCGAGCGCAAACGGGTATCGCGAGATCAGCTCGTGTTCGAATTGCACCGACTTTCAAGCGCGCCGCGCTGCGATCCGCATGCGCCGCGATCCCGCGGCGAAACTCGAATACGTTCACACGCTCAACGGCTCGGCGCTCGCCGTGGGACGCACGTTCCTCGCCATCCTCGAGAACTATCAGCGTGCGGACGGCTCGGTCGCGGTTCCGCGCGCGCTAGTGCCCTACGCCGGCTTCGAGCGCATCGGCTAA
- a CDS encoding molybdopterin molybdotransferase MoeA: MEQRGFVFLEKNLLSPAQAVATFLTRVAVAPRAFERVRLEDACGRVLAEHVLADADYPMAPRSAMDGFAIAAERAPGSFSIVGAIAMGHPWGSYLAPGQAVRIPTGGVVPDGADAVVAVEDARLAGSQVVYVDDALDAGTNVNPPAGDMRAGTRVLEAGTRIGGPQMGVLATLGITLVPVFPRPRIAVISSGDELVPPAMHPSPAQVRDSNRHAIAGALQGMGAQPFHGATVSDVPGALERALRRALAEADAAIVTGGSSVGDADRTPAAINALGAPGVIVHGLRVKPGKPTALGAAGSKPVIGLPGNPTSALVILEAVLAPIIGALAGAPVPIVTVPATLAGEVRTRAGWTWYVPVRLEPGEEGWRALPLALRSSVVSLTAAADGYVIAPEETETLEMGSRVAVHRFI; this comes from the coding sequence ATGGAACAGCGCGGCTTCGTCTTTCTCGAAAAAAATCTTTTGTCGCCCGCCCAGGCGGTTGCGACGTTTCTCACGCGCGTCGCGGTTGCGCCGCGCGCGTTCGAGCGCGTGCGGCTCGAGGATGCGTGCGGCCGCGTTCTCGCCGAGCACGTCCTCGCCGATGCCGATTATCCGATGGCCCCGCGTTCGGCAATGGACGGATTTGCGATCGCCGCGGAGCGCGCGCCGGGCTCGTTTTCGATCGTCGGCGCGATCGCGATGGGCCATCCGTGGGGATCGTACTTGGCTCCCGGCCAGGCGGTGCGCATCCCCACCGGCGGCGTCGTCCCCGACGGTGCGGATGCGGTCGTGGCGGTCGAAGACGCGCGCCTGGCTGGATCGCAGGTGGTGTACGTCGACGACGCGCTCGATGCCGGCACCAACGTCAACCCGCCTGCCGGCGACATGCGCGCCGGAACCCGCGTGCTCGAAGCCGGAACGCGGATCGGCGGGCCGCAGATGGGCGTGCTGGCGACGTTGGGGATTACGCTCGTGCCGGTCTTTCCACGCCCGCGTATCGCGGTGATTTCGAGCGGCGATGAGTTGGTGCCGCCCGCGATGCATCCCTCGCCCGCACAGGTGCGCGATTCGAATCGGCACGCGATCGCCGGCGCGCTGCAGGGCATGGGCGCGCAGCCCTTCCACGGCGCGACCGTTTCCGACGTGCCCGGCGCACTGGAGCGCGCGCTGCGTCGAGCACTTGCGGAAGCGGATGCCGCGATCGTCACCGGCGGTTCGTCCGTAGGTGACGCGGATCGTACGCCCGCAGCCATCAATGCGCTTGGAGCACCGGGTGTGATCGTGCACGGTCTGCGGGTGAAACCGGGAAAGCCGACCGCGCTCGGGGCGGCCGGATCCAAACCGGTGATCGGCCTTCCCGGCAACCCGACCTCCGCACTGGTCATTCTCGAAGCGGTTCTGGCGCCGATCATCGGCGCGCTGGCCGGTGCGCCGGTTCCGATCGTGACGGTTCCCGCCACGCTCGCCGGCGAAGTCCGGACTCGCGCGGGTTGGACGTGGTACGTGCCGGTCCGGCTGGAACCGGGGGAGGAAGGGTGGCGTGCCCTCCCGCTGGCGCTGCGTTCCTCCGTCGTCAGTCTGACCGCGGCCGCCGATGGATACGTGATCGCGCCGGAAGAAACCGAAACCTTGGAGATGGGATCGCGTGTCGCGGTACACCGGTTCATCTAG
- a CDS encoding aminotransferase class I/II-fold pyridoxal phosphate-dependent enzyme, which translates to MIRPAPAIDAIAPMTPFIGPEQLMRETGRSELVRLGANESAFGPSPNAVAAMAAELERLSWYGDPESYQLREALARKHGCRVEEVLVGAGIDDLMGLVVRAFVAPGGAALTTRGSYPTFNYHVHGYGGRLVFADYLPDGRLDFDQLAAVAARERAAVVYVANPDNPSGTFAGKDAMLRLFEALPRDAVFLLDEAYADFVDEAALLPMYVEDRLIRTRTFSKAYGMAGGRIGYAIASERVNGILQKIRLQYGVNRNAQIGALASLADEPFRRHVVDAVATARGDYYALARELGLGAIDSSTNFVCIDLGDAARATTVMNELLARGVWIRKPGLPPLDRFVRVSAGTPPQREAFARAFREVLAAVPSVSA; encoded by the coding sequence GTGATTCGCCCTGCACCCGCGATCGATGCGATCGCGCCCATGACGCCGTTCATCGGACCCGAACAGCTCATGCGTGAGACCGGGCGATCGGAACTCGTCCGGCTCGGCGCCAACGAAAGCGCGTTCGGGCCGTCGCCCAACGCCGTTGCCGCGATGGCGGCCGAGCTCGAGCGGCTTTCATGGTACGGCGATCCCGAGTCGTATCAGCTGCGCGAGGCGCTGGCGCGAAAGCATGGTTGCCGGGTCGAGGAGGTTCTCGTCGGTGCGGGCATCGACGATCTGATGGGGCTGGTCGTGCGCGCGTTCGTCGCGCCGGGCGGCGCCGCGCTCACGACACGCGGCTCGTATCCTACCTTCAATTATCACGTCCACGGCTACGGCGGCCGCCTCGTCTTCGCGGACTATCTTCCGGACGGACGCCTCGACTTCGACCAGCTTGCCGCCGTTGCCGCGCGCGAGCGCGCGGCGGTCGTCTACGTTGCCAATCCCGACAACCCGAGCGGGACGTTCGCGGGCAAAGACGCGATGCTGCGCCTTTTCGAAGCGCTCCCTCGCGACGCGGTCTTTTTGCTCGACGAAGCGTACGCCGACTTCGTCGACGAGGCGGCGCTCTTGCCGATGTACGTGGAAGATCGCCTGATTCGAACGCGCACGTTTTCCAAAGCCTACGGCATGGCCGGAGGACGCATCGGGTACGCGATCGCTTCCGAGCGGGTGAACGGCATCTTACAGAAGATTCGTCTGCAGTACGGCGTCAACCGCAACGCCCAGATCGGCGCGCTCGCTTCGCTCGCCGACGAGCCGTTCCGGCGGCACGTCGTCGACGCGGTCGCGACGGCGCGCGGGGATTATTACGCGCTTGCGCGTGAACTCGGCCTGGGCGCGATCGATTCGTCCACCAACTTCGTCTGCATCGACCTGGGTGATGCGGCGCGGGCGACGACGGTGATGAATGAACTGCTCGCACGCGGGGTTTGGATTCGTAAACCGGGCCTGCCGCCGCTCGACCGATTCGTACGGGTCAGCGCGGGAACGCCGCCGCAGCGCGAGGCATTCGCACGCGCTTTCCGCGAGGTCCTCGCGGCGGTGCCGAGCGTCTCCGCATGA